AGCGTTAAAACAAGAAATGACCAGTTATGAACGAACGCTAGGACATAATGAATTTCCGGGATATGAATGGAAGGCCTGCCCGTGTTTTGATTACCGAGCTGTGTTAGGACATGCGAAGGTAGAGGCAGACGTCAAACGTTATCGAATCATGACAGGTACATTTCCTTCAGCAGAAGAGTTAACCAAAGGCAAGCAGAGGGTGTTAAGTCGGTTTAATTGGACCATTTATGAACGAGCCGATCATTCAAACTTTAATCCGCCTTATCGACTTGTTACAGGCACATTTGTATCGAAAGAAGAAGCAGATCGCTATGCGGCGGTATTAAAAGAAGAATTCGGGTGGATCATCTATGTTATCGATGCATAAAAATGGTGCCAACTCCTTTAGGAATTGGCACCATTCATATTTTGGGCGATTCGAGCAGCCACAGAGCGAGGAACGAACTTGGCAGCTAAAGCTCCAACCCGGTTCATGCGTCCAGGTACAATTACACGGTGTTTCTTCTGATAGCCTTCAAACCCTGCTTTTGCTACCGCTTGTGGAGACATGGTGCTAGCAGCAAGTTTCGCATTTTCTGCTTTGGCTGTTTTGAAGAAGTTTGTACCCGTTGCTCCAGGACAAAGTGTTGTAACGTGTACGTTTGTATCTTTTAGCTCTTCGGCAAGTGCTTCAGAGAAAGAGAGTACATAAGATTTAGAGGCGTAATAAACAGCCATCTTAGGGCCTGGTTGAAAAGCAGCGGTGCTGGCTACATTTAAAATACCAGCGGACAAGCCTTGATTCGCCGCCTTCTTTAAGGAAGGCAGGAAGTAGTGAGTGAGCTCAGTTAAAGCTGTAATATTCACTTGAAGCATGTCCTGTTGCTCTTGAAGAGAAAGCTCGTCGAAATTTCCGTTTAACCCAAAACCAGCATTATTAACGAGGGCCGTCACAGGGAGTTTCTTATCCATAACCTGTTGGTAAAGTTCTTTCGAAGCTCCGGGCTGAGAAAGGTCTTTTGGAATTACTGTCACGTCG
The nucleotide sequence above comes from Pontibacillus chungwhensis. Encoded proteins:
- a CDS encoding peptidoglycan recognition protein family protein — protein: MKIKSLPKLVDLRGKTARDGEYKRVALENKTEIAIHHSLTDEGDSEAFARYHVNTNQWPGIGYHFVILKDGTIEWNHDLDRISYHVGSANKRAVGICVVGDFRYYEPTPEQKKALKSLHEALKQEMTSYERTLGHNEFPGYEWKACPCFDYRAVLGHAKVEADVKRYRIMTGTFPSAEELTKGKQRVLSRFNWTIYERADHSNFNPPYRLVTGTFVSKEEADRYAAVLKEEFGWIIYVIDA
- a CDS encoding SDR family NAD(P)-dependent oxidoreductase, translated to MNPTALITGASSGLGYEFAKLYAANGYNLIITARNEEKLQLLKEELTHIDVTVIPKDLSQPGASKELYQQVMDKKLPVTALVNNAGFGLNGNFDELSLQEQQDMLQVNITALTELTHYFLPSLKKAANQGLSAGILNVASTAAFQPGPKMAVYYASKSYVLSFSEALAEELKDTNVHVTTLCPGATGTNFFKTAKAENAKLAASTMSPQAVAKAGFEGYQKKHRVIVPGRMNRVGALAAKFVPRSVAARIAQNMNGANS